One Faecalicatena sp. Marseille-Q4148 DNA window includes the following coding sequences:
- a CDS encoding MATE family efflux transporter produces the protein MERENWWEHKKGLLLAIMALAWPTLLEQFLQTLVQYIDSAMVGRIGAEATATVGISTTVTWLVNGPLFAMGIGFMAFISREMGAKSYEKVKEASVQSVVVTIAAGVVVGIVTLAISPLLPIWMGAEEAIRRNASIYFAIICLPMLFRSAIIIFGAVLRAVGDTKTPMYVNVCMNLVNIVMNYIFIYDSRVITIGSMKIKMFGFGYGAVGAGIGTAISFIVGGIFMTVALYKNKYVSPAGCRIRAEKDILQPIIRIGFPVAMERIATCLGHVVFASLVTGLGTVSFAAHSIALTVEQAFYIPGYGMQTAAATLAGNSIGAKDQKRLHELTRMLMVIIIIIMALSGALLFVLAAPLLGIFTKDTEVIALGTVVLRMVAVSEPLFGVLIILEGIFNGAGDTVKPFYYALFSMWGVRVLFTYLSLNVFHLGLYAVWACMIANNVTLATFFIIRYFRGEWNPLNKIIENE, from the coding sequence ATGGAACGAGAAAACTGGTGGGAACACAAAAAAGGACTTCTTTTAGCAATTATGGCGTTGGCATGGCCGACGTTATTGGAACAGTTTCTGCAGACGCTTGTACAGTACATTGATTCTGCAATGGTTGGAAGAATTGGAGCAGAAGCAACCGCAACTGTGGGAATAAGTACAACCGTAACATGGCTTGTAAATGGCCCCCTCTTTGCAATGGGAATCGGGTTTATGGCATTCATTTCAAGAGAGATGGGAGCAAAATCCTATGAGAAAGTGAAAGAAGCATCTGTGCAATCGGTTGTAGTAACGATTGCAGCCGGTGTTGTTGTCGGAATTGTTACACTTGCAATCAGTCCGCTGCTTCCGATATGGATGGGGGCAGAGGAAGCGATCCGCAGGAATGCTTCAATTTATTTCGCAATCATATGCCTCCCGATGCTGTTTCGAAGTGCGATTATTATATTTGGAGCAGTATTAAGAGCAGTCGGAGACACAAAAACACCAATGTATGTGAATGTATGCATGAATCTTGTGAATATTGTAATGAACTATATTTTTATTTACGATTCCAGAGTCATTACAATTGGCAGTATGAAGATTAAGATGTTTGGATTCGGATATGGAGCGGTAGGAGCCGGAATTGGAACTGCGATTTCATTTATCGTAGGCGGTATTTTTATGACAGTTGCACTTTATAAAAATAAATATGTTTCACCGGCAGGATGCAGGATCCGTGCGGAAAAAGATATTTTGCAGCCAATTATCCGTATCGGATTTCCTGTAGCGATGGAGCGTATAGCAACTTGTCTTGGTCACGTTGTATTTGCTTCATTGGTAACAGGGCTGGGAACCGTTTCTTTTGCAGCACATTCCATTGCTTTGACAGTAGAACAGGCTTTTTACATTCCGGGATATGGGATGCAGACAGCTGCCGCCACGCTTGCAGGAAATTCCATTGGAGCAAAAGATCAGAAGCGGCTGCATGAGTTGACGAGAATGCTGATGGTAATTATCATAATCATTATGGCATTATCCGGAGCATTGCTTTTTGTACTGGCGGCACCGCTTCTTGGAATCTTTACAAAAGATACGGAAGTAATCGCACTTGGAACGGTTGTTCTTCGCATGGTAGCAGTATCTGAGCCGCTATTTGGCGTATTGATCATTTTGGAAGGTATTTTTAACGGTGCAGGAGATACTGTAAAACCATTTTACTATGCACTTTTCAGTATGTGGGGCGTCAGAGTATTATTTACATATCTTTCTTTAAATGTATTTCATCTGGGATTATATGCAGTATGGGCATGTATGATTGCCAATAATGTTACACTCGCCACCTTCTTTATCATCAGATATTTTAGAGGAGAGTGGAATCCACTAAATAAAATCATTGAGAACGAATAG
- a CDS encoding YjjG family noncanonical pyrimidine nucleotidase, protein MITTVLWDVDGTLLDFAAAEKAAIRKLFEEYHLGECTDEMLLRYSGINKTYWERLERGEITKAEVLVGRFQEFFEQEGIDSAIASEFNQKYQICLGDTIVYHDNSFQIVKSLQGKVRQYVVSNGTIIAQTKKLNRSGLGALMDGIFLSEQIGAEKPNLEFFDKVFESIGEIDRNQTIIIGDSLTSDICGGNRAGIITCWYNPEKAEKREHVHVDYEITDLHEVYRILS, encoded by the coding sequence ATGATTACAACAGTTTTGTGGGATGTAGACGGTACATTGCTTGATTTTGCAGCCGCAGAGAAAGCAGCAATCCGAAAACTTTTTGAAGAATATCACTTAGGAGAATGTACGGATGAGATGCTTCTGCGATATTCCGGAATTAATAAAACATATTGGGAACGGTTAGAGCGGGGAGAAATTACAAAAGCAGAAGTACTTGTCGGCAGATTTCAGGAATTTTTTGAACAGGAAGGCATCGATAGTGCAATTGCTTCGGAATTTAATCAGAAATATCAAATCTGTCTTGGAGATACGATTGTATATCATGACAATAGTTTTCAGATTGTAAAATCACTGCAGGGCAAAGTCAGACAGTATGTAGTATCAAACGGAACAATAATTGCTCAGACAAAGAAGTTAAATCGTTCTGGGCTGGGAGCTTTGATGGACGGTATTTTTTTATCAGAACAGATTGGCGCTGAAAAACCGAATTTAGAATTTTTCGACAAAGTGTTTGAATCCATTGGAGAGATTGACAGAAATCAGACAATAATCATTGGAGATTCATTAACAAGTGATATATGCGGTGGTAATCGCGCAGGGATTATTACATGTTGGTACAATCCTGAAAAGGCAGAAAAAAGAGAACATGTCCATGTAGATTATGAAATTACAGATCTCCACGAAGTGTATCGGATTCTCTCATAA
- the gap gene encoding type I glyceraldehyde-3-phosphate dehydrogenase, translated as MAIMIGINGFGRIGRVALRIALSKPEEFTLCGINIRNADLKYMEYMIRFDSVFGRFQGELETYAHGLRINGREIPVYSEADASNIPWRACGAEYIIDATGAYCTTEKASAHLEAGAKKVIISAPAKDNTPTFIMGINHEKYHSDLSVVSNASCTTNCLAPLCKVLEDNYGIEYGLMSTIHAATAKQKVVDSRSLKDWRTGRSAFGNLIPSSTGAAKAISLVIPSLEGKMSGISYRVPTSDVSIVDLNVALKKQTTYEDICVKMKEASNTCLSGILDYMDDEVVSSDFIGDSHASIFDAREGIQVNSQFFKLISFYDNEWGYTSQIFRLIRYMNEVDQK; from the coding sequence ATGGCAATTATGATCGGAATCAATGGATTTGGACGTATCGGACGTGTGGCGCTCCGAATCGCACTTAGTAAACCGGAAGAATTTACATTATGCGGCATCAATATCCGCAATGCCGATTTGAAATATATGGAATATATGATCCGTTTCGATTCAGTTTTTGGTCGTTTTCAGGGAGAACTTGAAACATATGCTCACGGTCTTCGGATCAACGGCAGAGAGATTCCGGTATACTCTGAAGCTGATGCCAGCAATATCCCATGGAGAGCATGCGGTGCAGAATATATCATTGATGCCACAGGAGCATACTGCACAACCGAGAAAGCTTCTGCTCATTTAGAGGCAGGTGCAAAGAAAGTCATCATTTCCGCCCCTGCCAAAGACAATACCCCTACTTTTATTATGGGAATCAACCACGAAAAATATCATTCAGATCTTTCCGTTGTTTCCAATGCCTCCTGTACTACGAATTGTCTTGCTCCTTTGTGTAAAGTTCTGGAAGACAATTATGGGATTGAATATGGACTCATGTCCACCATTCATGCAGCTACTGCAAAGCAGAAAGTAGTCGACAGCCGTTCTTTAAAAGACTGGAGAACCGGCCGTTCTGCCTTTGGGAATCTTATTCCTTCTTCTACAGGAGCTGCAAAGGCAATCTCCCTTGTAATTCCGTCACTGGAAGGCAAAATGAGCGGTATCTCTTACCGCGTACCAACGTCAGATGTCTCCATTGTAGATTTAAACGTTGCTTTAAAGAAACAGACGACTTATGAAGATATCTGTGTAAAAATGAAAGAGGCATCCAACACCTGCTTGTCCGGAATTCTTGATTACATGGATGATGAGGTTGTTTCCTCCGATTTCATCGGTGATTCACATGCATCTATTTTTGATGCACGGGAAGGAATCCAGGTAAATTCTCAATTTTTCAAGCTGATTAGTTTCTACGATAATGAATGGGGCTATACCAGTCAGATTTTCCGCCTGATTCGTTACATGAATGAGGTAGATCAGAAATAG
- a CDS encoding ABC transporter ATP-binding protein/permease, giving the protein MLQIQHICKEYKTGKFIQKALDDVSLNLRENEFVAILGPSGSGKTTLLNIIGGLDRYDSGDLVINGISTKKYKDRDWDSYRNHTIGFVFQSYNLIPHQSVLANVELALTISGIGKAERRERAKAALEEVGLGEQLHKKPNQMSGGQMQRVAIARALVNDPDILLADEPTGALDSDTSIQVMELLKKVAKDRLVVMVTHNPELAKDYATRIVTLRDGKIRSDTNPFEVDEKEQAVPEHKNMGRSSMSFLTALSLSFHNLRTKKARTLLTSFAGSIGIIGIALILALSAGVDAYIKSIEEDTLSEYPVQIQSTGVDVTSMMMMESDGGTEKKKESEINVIDMVTNMFSKMNSNDLTSLKAYLDSSNSGIDNYAKSVEYGYGITPQIYRIQGDSVRQVHPDKSFSSLGLGSASGSNNLMSAMMSTNVFYEMPECKALYEKQYDVKAGRWPEKETECVLVLTGNGDISDFMLYTLGLRNSLELDEMIRQFIEEEPVVTPELSKNYSYREILGTTFKLVNAADYYQYDREYHVWKDKSNDDDYMKKIVESGENLEIVGIVQPSDDANSAILMPGIAYPHGLALHVAENAANSQIVKEQLAEKETDVFTKKAFGAEAEEKTPDMNSLFSVDENALKQVFGFDENVLSGGLERVFRLPANGENSNHTLDLSGMIDFKDLSIKLPDHSPITMDEILENLDITITPEQLKQMSITFLEGYKAYVAAHPEADYSQLGEQFLTFLQTAEAKQILAEHIQNMIESGGSITVSKEQLQQLIRDVMSGYEKYAQENQLTDPDKFDEYLIQYLQTPQAQQILNAWAEEHLKPNGDITVLPEQLEALAKDLVNCYSSYAAENHLPDPGRMEEHFLAYLSTDQAKEALMTGISGMIDTGKLESVISSSLKEYMEEVMKSYSTGLSEVIQTQAAAVTSQIIEQIAGSMKSTITRSMNQLSSMMEQAVTIDGEAFLNAFQMKMTGEELAELLLTTTKETAASYENNLKRLGYVEFDEPVTVSIYPKDFESKEEVVQILNTYNERMEDAGKEEQVITYADMVGTLMSSVTDIIDVISYVLIAFVAISLIVSSIMIGVITYISVLERKKEIGILRAIGASKNNISQVFNAETFIIGLGAGIIGIGLTLLMLIPGNALIHHLAGTDEINAVLPVIPAVILILLSVILTLLGGLLPSRKAAKSDPVTALRTE; this is encoded by the coding sequence ATGCTTCAGATACAACATATCTGTAAAGAATATAAAACGGGAAAGTTTATCCAAAAAGCTTTGGATGATGTGAGTCTGAATCTGAGAGAGAATGAATTTGTTGCAATTCTCGGGCCAAGCGGCTCCGGAAAAACGACATTACTTAACATTATCGGAGGTTTGGACCGGTATGACAGCGGCGATCTTGTCATCAATGGTATCTCTACGAAAAAATACAAAGATCGCGATTGGGATTCTTATCGGAATCACACGATCGGTTTCGTATTTCAAAGCTATAATCTGATTCCACATCAAAGTGTACTGGCGAATGTGGAATTAGCACTGACTATTTCAGGAATCGGAAAAGCAGAGAGAAGAGAACGAGCTAAGGCAGCGCTTGAAGAGGTTGGGCTTGGAGAACAGCTTCACAAAAAACCAAATCAAATGTCAGGAGGACAGATGCAGCGAGTCGCTATTGCAAGAGCGCTTGTCAATGATCCGGATATTCTTCTGGCAGATGAACCGACAGGAGCGCTTGACAGCGATACAAGCATACAGGTAATGGAGCTTTTGAAAAAGGTAGCAAAGGACCGTCTTGTTGTTATGGTAACGCATAATCCGGAATTAGCAAAAGACTATGCGACAAGGATTGTAACATTGCGTGATGGGAAGATCCGGTCAGACACAAATCCGTTTGAAGTGGATGAGAAAGAACAGGCTGTGCCGGAACATAAGAACATGGGAAGATCTTCCATGTCTTTTTTGACTGCATTGTCGCTTAGTTTTCATAATCTCCGGACAAAAAAAGCCAGAACACTTCTGACTTCTTTTGCAGGTTCGATCGGAATTATAGGGATTGCATTGATTCTGGCTTTATCAGCAGGTGTGGATGCATACATCAAATCTATTGAAGAAGATACCTTATCAGAATATCCGGTACAGATTCAAAGCACCGGAGTAGATGTTACTTCCATGATGATGATGGAATCGGATGGAGGGACAGAGAAGAAAAAGGAAAGCGAGATCAATGTCATCGATATGGTAACAAATATGTTTTCCAAAATGAACTCCAATGATTTGACTTCTCTGAAAGCCTATCTGGACAGCAGTAACAGCGGCATTGATAATTATGCGAAGTCCGTAGAGTATGGTTATGGAATCACTCCGCAGATATATCGTATACAGGGGGACTCTGTCCGGCAGGTACATCCGGATAAGTCGTTCTCATCTCTTGGACTTGGTTCGGCTTCCGGCTCTAACAATTTAATGTCAGCGATGATGAGTACAAATGTGTTTTATGAAATGCCGGAATGTAAGGCTTTGTATGAGAAACAGTATGATGTGAAAGCCGGACGGTGGCCAGAAAAAGAGACGGAGTGTGTGCTTGTCCTTACCGGCAATGGAGATATCAGTGATTTTATGCTCTATACGCTTGGACTGCGCAACTCACTGGAATTGGATGAAATGATCCGGCAGTTCATAGAGGAAGAGCCGGTTGTGACGCCGGAATTGTCTAAAAACTATTCTTATCGTGAGATTCTCGGAACTACATTTAAACTTGTCAATGCAGCAGATTATTACCAGTACGACAGGGAATATCATGTCTGGAAGGACAAATCAAATGATGACGATTATATGAAGAAAATTGTGGAATCCGGAGAGAATCTGGAAATTGTCGGTATTGTACAGCCTTCTGATGATGCCAACAGCGCAATTCTTATGCCGGGCATCGCGTATCCTCACGGACTGGCTTTGCATGTAGCAGAAAATGCGGCAAACAGCCAGATTGTAAAAGAACAGCTTGCAGAGAAAGAGACAGATGTTTTTACAAAAAAAGCGTTTGGCGCTGAAGCAGAAGAAAAAACGCCTGATATGAATTCCCTATTTTCTGTTGACGAAAATGCATTGAAACAAGTCTTTGGATTCGATGAAAATGTATTATCGGGAGGGCTGGAGCGTGTCTTTAGACTTCCGGCGAATGGTGAAAACAGTAATCATACACTTGATTTGTCAGGCATGATAGATTTCAAAGATCTGTCAATCAAACTTCCGGATCATTCTCCGATTACAATGGATGAAATTCTGGAAAACCTTGATATTACAATAACGCCGGAGCAGCTGAAACAAATGTCGATAACATTTTTGGAGGGGTATAAAGCATACGTTGCGGCGCATCCGGAAGCAGACTATTCTCAGCTTGGGGAGCAATTTCTGACATTCCTTCAGACCGCGGAAGCGAAACAGATTTTGGCAGAACATATTCAGAATATGATTGAATCCGGGGGAAGTATTACTGTGTCAAAAGAACAGCTCCAGCAGCTTATCCGGGATGTCATGTCAGGATATGAGAAATATGCTCAGGAAAATCAACTGACAGATCCTGATAAGTTTGATGAATACTTGATCCAATATTTACAGACACCACAGGCGCAGCAGATTTTGAATGCGTGGGCAGAAGAGCACTTAAAGCCAAATGGAGATATTACCGTATTGCCTGAACAATTAGAAGCTTTGGCAAAAGATCTGGTAAATTGTTACAGCAGTTACGCAGCGGAAAATCATCTGCCTGATCCGGGACGGATGGAAGAGCATTTTCTTGCGTATTTAAGTACAGATCAGGCAAAAGAAGCATTGATGACGGGAATCTCCGGTATGATTGATACCGGAAAGCTGGAATCGGTTATTTCATCTTCTCTGAAAGAATACATGGAAGAAGTAATGAAATCTTACAGCACAGGGCTTTCAGAAGTAATCCAAACACAGGCGGCAGCTGTTACGTCACAAATCATAGAACAGATTGCCGGAAGTATGAAATCAACGATAACACGTTCTATGAATCAGTTAAGCAGTATGATGGAGCAGGCAGTTACGATTGATGGAGAAGCTTTTCTGAATGCATTCCAGATGAAAATGACTGGCGAGGAGTTGGCAGAGCTTTTGCTTACAACGACTAAGGAAACTGCTGCATCTTATGAAAATAACTTGAAGCGTCTTGGATATGTGGAATTTGACGAACCGGTAACCGTTAGTATTTATCCAAAAGATTTTGAGAGTAAGGAAGAAGTTGTTCAGATTCTTAATACTTATAACGAGCGAATGGAAGATGCCGGAAAAGAAGAACAGGTCATTACCTATGCTGATATGGTAGGAACATTGATGTCATCGGTAACAGATATTATTGATGTGATCAGCTATGTATTGATTGCCTTCGTAGCAATTTCTTTAATTGTATCTTCTATTATGATAGGTGTCATTACTTATATCAGCGTTTTGGAGCGGAAAAAAGAAATTGGAATCCTGCGTGCAATCGGAGCTTCCAAGAATAATATTTCTCAAGTATTTAATGCAGAGACATTTATTATTGGACTGGGTGCGGGAATCATTGGAATTGGGTTGACATTGCTTATGCTTATTCCCGGAAATGCACTCATTCATCATCTGGCAGGGACAGATGAGATTAATGCCGTACTTCCGGTAATTCCTGCTGTGATTCTGATTCTGTTAAGCGTGATTCTCACTTTGCTTGGAGGATTGCTGCCGTCCAGAAAAGCAGCGAAAAGCGATCCGGTAACAGCATTGCGGACAGAGTAA